A part of Aspergillus flavus chromosome 1, complete sequence genomic DNA contains:
- a CDS encoding G1/S-specific cyclin Pcl5, translating into MTGIDVLGLKDPNPSVSYRASYAHPYASSISSSASSSSSSVFSLDGVSSHGSISSASTNPVDVIWENDGEYQTAGRGLGPSRAPLRGNAVKAADVAVPPELRKHPRRTNSGIQSNGVSCARPPPCLLRQSERKVNFVDNLVDTASQIVETIWPLSAVALRSDSTTGCKGVLPLRTFIQETLRRSRTSYSTLQVALYYLIKIKPHVPSHDLVHDQTRSKPVCRAMQCGRRMFLAALILASKYLQDRNYSARAWSKISGLNTLEINQNELMFLQAVDWKLHIPEATFQRWTDIVLKYTPGAGIIPGEGQTWRTVIPRLTPELEEIDFEPMTPTSMEGSDSGSMAGSPSPRGTSMRGSFLPSFASEPSTLPSEAPVLKRIPPTLEQASRADSFNVSLPSLPRLPTLPTPQLTPQSSMASTPAASAGSFSSHRRYFCAAMSQAQNMCMARSTLDQRPSLSFCPKTGSFDSYPTMVRRSSLARSTSSASSPDSMVSDVSTLSANSSRSSSMSSTTSGPVLPRLAIQATLRCTNNSMKESRKAVAIASPIDESSYNDIYQSPESFTGSTGHVSELSKFSLGIPVDMTSAHEAAQSLCALSGSAPRAPQTNQQSGNQRQCRKRGRAGSDDFALQNHVRHLMQSNTITEGTVLPDGNMKGLFMNAGPQRTQSLTAAQLHALNYNVPLSGPAGMKRACCGSEARKIALNPSVRADYLG; encoded by the exons ATGACAGGGATTGACGTTTTGGGTTTGAAAGATCCAAACCCTAGTGTTTCATACAGAGCGTCGTATGCGCACCCTTACGCATCGtccatttcctcctccgcatcttcctcttcgtcgtcggtgTTCTCTCTTGATGGAGTCTCCTCCCACGGATCCATCTCTTCCGCCTCGACGAACCCGGTTGATGTCATCTGGGAAAATGACGGTGAGTACCAAACAGCAGGAAGGGGACTGGGCCCTTCGCGTGCGCCCTTGAGGGGCAACGCGGTGAAGGCTGCGGATGTCGCCGTTCCTCCGGAATTGCGTAAGCATCCGCGGCGTACAAACAGCGGTATCCAGTCCAACGGCGTGTCCTGCGCGCGGCCTCCGCCCTGTCTGCTGCGTCAGTCGGAGCGGAAAGTGAACTTCGTCGACAACCTCGTCG ACACCGCGTCGCAGATCGTCGAGACCATCTGGCCCTTGTCCGCCGTAGCACTCCGAAGTGATTCAACTACAGGCTGCAAAGGTGTTTTGCCCCTTCGCACCTTCATCCAGGAGACGCTCCGCCGGTCGCGGACCAGTTATAGCACGTTGCAAGTGGCTTTGTACTATCTGATTAAGATTAAGCCGCACGTGCCCAGTCACGATCTGGTCCATGACCAGACTCGGAGTAAGCCCGTCTGCCGGGCTATGCAGTGTGGTCGACGCATGTTCCTTGCCGCCCTGATTCTCGCCTCCAAATACCTCCAGGACCGAAATTACTCCGCCCGCGCTTGGAGCAAAATCTCCGGTCTGAATACATTGGAGATCAACCAGAACGAGTTGATGTTTCTGCAAGCAGTGGATTGGAAACTTCACATTCCCGAAGCCACTTTCCAGCGGTGGACTGATATTGTGTTGAAGTATACTCCTGGTGCTGGTATCATACCCGGCGAAGGCCAGACTTGGCGGACAGTTATTCCAAGACTTACTCCTGagttggaagagatcgacTTTGAGCCGATGACTCCCACAAGCATGGAGGGTTCCGATTCCGGATCAATGGCAGGCTCTCCGTCTCCTCGTGGTACCTCCATGAGAggctctttcctcccttctttCGCGAGCGAGCCCTCCACCCTCCCGTCGGAGGCACCTGTTCTCAAGCGGATTCCCCCAACTCTTGAGCAAGCCTCCCGAGCTGACAGCTTCAATGTATCCCTTCCGTCGTTGCCACGGCTTCCTACGCTGCCTACTCCGCAGCTGACGCCCCAGTCGAGCATGGCCTCCACTCCTGCCGCGAGTGCTGGCTCCTTCTCATCTCACCGGCGCTATTTCTGCGCTGCCATGTCCCAGGCGCAAAACATGTGCATGGCGCGGTCGACGCTCGACCAGCGCCCGTCACTTTCGTTTTGCCCGAAGACAGGCTCGTTTGATAGCTACCCCACTATGGTACGCCGGTCTTCTCTGGCTCGCTCGACCTCTTCTGCGTCTTCGCCAGATTCGATGGTTTCGGATGTCTCGACTCTGTCTGCTAACTCGTCTCGGTCCTCTTCGATGTCGTCGACTACATCGGGCCCTGTCTTGCCTCGGCTGGCCATTCAGGCTACCCTTAGATGTACTAACAATTCGATGAAGGAGAGCCGGAAGGCTGTGGCCATTGCTTCCCCCATCGATGAGAGTTCTTACAACGACATTTATCAATCCCCCGAAAGCTTTACTGGGTCTACTGGACATGTTTCGGAGCTGTCTAAATTTTCACTGGGAATTCCTGTTGATATGACATCCGCTCATGAGGCTGCCCAGAGCCTTTGTGCGTTGTCTGGTTCCGCTCCTCGTGCTCCCCAGACGAATCAACAGAGCGGAAATCAGCGCCAGTGTCGGAAACGCGGTCGCGCCGGATCTGACGATTTCGCGTTGCAAAACCACGTCCGTCATCTGATGCAGTCCAATACCATTACTGAGGGCACTGTGTTGCCCGATGGAAACATGAAAGGTCTGTTCATGAACGCTGGGCCTCAGCGCACTCAATCTCTCACGGCTGCCCAACTGCACGCTCTTAATTACAACGTTCCACTTTCTGGACCGGCAGGCATGAAGCGTGCGTGCTGCGGTAGTGAAGCGAGAAAGATTGCACTGAATCCAAGCGTGCGCGCGGATTACTTAGGTTAG
- a CDS encoding putative AMP-binding domain protein (amp-binding domain protein) produces MSGAVSRLSGLLGHFVPGAEQRVNFHTLSPTSFLPRAAAIEPEAVAIHHVTANNQVLRRTYAETADRARGLAYYLKKHGFKRVGVLCPNTPAFLESIFGIAAAGAVNVAVNYRLKEDDIAYIFTHSDVEAIIVDQEFLSLLQSYRASRPSIPIIVDMDTDATEGELSGPFDEVVLEGLTYDLDTGAKGWPGLEAQAASEDDVIALAYTSGTTARPKGVEYTHRGCYLAAMGNVIESGLNSHRGRCRYLWTLPMFHACGWTFPWAVTAVRGTHYCLRKIDYPQIWKLLKQEHITHFNAAPTVNTLLCNSKEAEPLPEPVHVTVAASPPTPHLFEQMTNLNLHPVHVYGMTETYGPITKGYYLPAWDNLPSSERYKKMARQGHGFVTSLPVRVIKTDVAEGTVIDVARDGKEIGEIVFVGNICARGYYKDPDATRKLFAGGVLHSGDLAVWHADGSIQIQDRAKDIIISGGENISSVALESMLVTHPDILEAGVVAVPDSHWGERPKAFVTVKPGKFLTGSEVIEWARNTSDISKFMIPREVEVVAELPKTSTGKVRKNILRDWAKGANRS; encoded by the exons ATGTCAGGTGCGGTATCGAGGTTGTCGGGACTCTTGGGTCATTTTGTCCCTGGTGCAGAGCAGCGGGTTAATTTCCATACGCTGTCGCCGACATCTTTCTTGCCCAGGGCGGCGGCTATTGAACCCGAG GCTGTGGCCATTCATCACGTTACTGCGAATAACCAAGTTTTGAGACGGACTTATGCCGAGACGGCGGATCGTGCAAGGGGTCTTGCCTATTATCTGAAGAAGCATGGGTTCAAGAGAGTCGGTGTTCTGTGCCCTAATACGCCTGCGTTTTTGGAGTCAATCTTTGGAATTGCAGCTGCCGGAGCGGTGAATGTTG CTGTAAATTATCGGCTGAAGGAGGACGACATCGCTTACATATTTACGCACTCTGATGTTGAGGCTATTATTGTTGACCAGGAGTTCCTGTCGCTTCTGCAGAGTTATCGTGCTTCAAGGCCCAGTATCCCTATTATTGTTGATATGGATACGGATGCTACCGAAGGCGAATTGTCCGGTCCCTTTGATGAGGTGGTTTTGGAAGGCTTGACGTATGACTTGGATACAGGGGCCAAAGGTTGGCCTGGGCTCGAGGCCCAGGCTGCTTCTGAAGATGACGTTATCGCCCTTGCATACACCAGCGGTACGACGGCTCGGCCGAAGGGTGTCGAGTATACCCATCGTGGCTGCTATCTTGCTGCGATGGGCAATGTGATTGAATCTGGGCTTAATTCGCACCGTGGTCGGTGTCGGTATCTGTGGACTTTGCCAATGTTCCATGCTTGCG GGTGGACGTTCCCTTGGGCTGTCACGGCAGTGCGTGGTACCCATTACTGCTTGCGGAAGATTGACTACCCGCAAATCTGGAAGCTATTGAAGCAGGAGCACATCACGCATTTTAATGCTGCTCCGACGGTGAATACCCTACTCTGCAATTCTAAGGAGGCAGAGCCGTTGCCCGAGCCTGTTCATGTTACAGTCGCGGCGAGTCCGCCGACGCCTCATCTCTTCGAGCAGATGACTAACTTGAACCTGCATCCTGTGCATGTATACGGCATGACAGAGACATATGGGCCGATCACGAAAGGCTATTACCTGCCGGCATGGGACAACCTGCCCTCAAGTGAAAGGTATAAGAAGATGGCCAGGCAAGGACATGGCTTTGTGACCAGTCTACCCGTACGAGTTATTAAGACGGATGTTGCCGAGGGCACTGTTATTGATGTTGCTCGGGATGGTAAGGAGATAGGTGAGATTGTTTTCGTTGGGAATATCTGTGCTCGGGGCTACTACAAAGACCCCGACGCTACGCGGAAACTCTTCGCGGGTGGCGTTCTCCACTCCGGAGACTTGGCTGTGTGGCATGCCGATGGCTCAATCCAGATCCAAGACCGGGCGAAAGACATCATTATCAGCG GCGGAGAGAATATCTCATCCGTAGCGCTGGAGTCTATGCTGGTCACCCACCCGGACATCCTCGAGGCCGGAGTCGTAGCCGTTCCCGACAGCCATTGGGGAGAGCGACCAAAGGCATTTGTGACGGTGAAGCCAGGGAAATTCTTGACCGGTTCAGAGGTGATCGAATGGGCGCGAAATACCAGTGATATCAGCAAGTTCATGATTCCTCGGGAGGTCGAAGTCGTGGCGGAACTGCCCAAGACTAGTACCGGAAAAGTGAGAAAGAACATCCTCCGCGACTGGGCTAAAGGAGCGAACCGATCGTGA
- a CDS encoding 60S ribosomal protein uL13 (60S ribosomal protein L16), translating to MSSTEPVVVIDGKGHLLGRLASTVAKQLLNGQKIVVVRCEALNISGEFFRAKLKYHAYLRKMTRFNPTRGGPFHFRAPSRIFYKAVRGMIPHKTARGAAAMERLKVFEGVPPPYDKKKRVVVPQALRVLRLRPGRKYCTVGRLSHEVGWKYQDVVARLEERRKVKSSAYYERKKAARRQLVQAQKSAGVSDQTKSQLAQYGY from the exons ATGTCCTCCACCGAGCCAGTC GTCGTCATTGACGGCAAGGGACACCTTCTTGGTCGTCTGGCCAGCACTGTCGCTAAGCAGTTGCTCAATGGTCAGAAGATCGTCGTCGTGAGGTGTGAAGCCCTCAACATCTCCGGCGAGTTCTTCCGCGCGAAGC TCAAGTACCACGCCTACCTTCGCAAGATGACCCGTTTCAACCCTACCCGCGGAG GTCCCTTCCACTTCCGTGCTCCCTCTCGCATCTTCTACAAGGCCGTCCGTGGAATGATTCCCCACAAGACCGCCCGTGGTGCTGCTGCCATGGAGCGCCTGAAGGTCTTCGAGGGTGTTCCTCCTCCCTacgacaagaagaagcgtgTCGTTGTTCCCCAGGCTCTCCGTGTCCTCCGTCTCCGCCCCGGCCGCAAGTACTGCACCGTTGGCCGTCTCAGCCACGAGGTTGGCTGGAAGTACCAGGACGTTGTCGCCAG ACTCGAGGAGCGCAGAAAGGTCAAGAGCAGTGCATACTACGAGCGCAAGAAGGCCGCTCGCCGCCAACTCGTCCAGGCCCAGAAGTCGGCCGGTGTCAGCGACCAGACCAAGAGCCAGCTTGCTCAGTACGGATACTAG
- a CDS encoding pyridoxal phosphate-dependent transferase, with amino-acid sequence MPRWNRKKKSQAKNEIPSSSNPAVVPSDNLTAVASLRAVSSNPSDAPKIAELDPIELRKLAKQHAEFGPLGDPSHLYKSEHPGGEIPDPVLDEPPYFIALTTYISFLVLIFLGHFHDYFAKWFRSHTYRHLRPQNGYASLYSDFESFYTRRLKQRINDCFERPTTGVPGRYITLLDQTSEDNLHFQLTGTTTDTLNLSSYNYLGFAQSEGPCSDFAEETIRRDGISMAGSCSEAGTSKLHLEVENQIARFVGKESAIVYSMGFVTNATIFPALVERGCLILSDELNHASIRFGARLSGAAIQVFAHNNMADLEKRLREAISQGQPRTHRPWKKILVTVEGLFSMEGTMCNLPRILELKKRYKFHLFVDEAHSIGAVGPHGRGVCDYFKVDPAEVDILMGTFTKSFGANGGYIAADKAIIDKVRFTNAGQVFGEAPAPSVLAQIYSSLRLIADEDPLHPGQGIERVQRLAFNSRYLRLGLKRLGFIVYGHDDSPIVPLMLYNPAKMPAFSHEMLRRKISVVVVTYPATPLELSRARFCVSAAHTKDDLDRILRVCDEIGDALELKYSTGVAGGLRDPPSDKDLKGGKKTIEPPRWNIEEVIERGTRDAKLPLY; translated from the coding sequence ATGCCTCGCTGGAATCGCAAAAAGAAATCCCAGGCGAAAAATGAGATACCGAGCAGCAGTAATCCCGCGGTGGTGCCATCCGACAACTTGACAGCCGTCGCTTCCCTCCGCGCGGTCTCCAGTAATCCATCCGATGCGCCAAAAATTGCTGAATTAGATCCCATCGAGCTTCGAAAGCTAGCGAAGCAGCATGCCGAGTTCGGCCCACTCGGGGATCCGTCTCATCTTTACAAAAGTGAGCACCCGGGCGGCGAGATACCGGACCCGGTGCTTGATGAGCCCCCCTACTTCATTGCCTTGACGACGTATATCAGCTTCCTGGTTCTCATTTTCTTGGGTCACTTCCATGACTACTTTGCGAAGTGGTTCCGCTCGCATACGTATCGTCACTTAAGGCCTCAGAATGGATACGCGTCGCTGTACAGTGATTTCGAGAGCTTCTACACGAGGCGTCTTAAACAGAGAATTAACGATTGCTTCGAACGGCCTACGACGGGTGTTCCCGGCAGGTATATCACCCTGCTTGATCAGACGTCAGAGGACAATCTTCATTTCCAGCTTACTGGAACGACGACCGATACCCTGAATTTGAGTTCGTACAACTATCTCGGGTTTGCTCAGTCCGAGGGACCCTGTTCTGACTTCGCGGAGGAGACTATTCGTCGGGATGGTATCAGCATGGCGGGATCTTGTAGCGAGGCGGGGACTTCAAAGCTCCACCTCGAGGTAGAAAACCAGATTGCCAGGTTTGTCGGAAAGGAGTCTGCAATCGTCTACTCGATGGGCTTTGTGACCAACGCCACTATCTTCCCAGCTCTTGTCGAACGGGGTTGTCTGATTCTGTCCGACGAGCTTAACCATGCGTCTATTCGTTTCGGTGCCCGTCTCTCGGGTGCTGCTATTCAAGTTTTTGCACACAATAACATGGCCGATCTCGAGAAGCGCCTGAGAGAAGCAATCTCCCAAGGTCAGCCACGCACACACCGaccatggaagaagatccttgTCACTGTCGAGGGTCTTTTCTCTATGGAAGGCACCATGTGCAACCTTCCTAGGATTCTCGAGCTCAAGAAACGATACAAATTCCACCTCTTTGTTGACGAGGCCCATTCAATTGGTGCCGTCGGACCCCATGGACGTGGTGTCTGTGACTACTTCAAGGTTGACCCTGCCGAGGTCGACATCCTCATGGGCACTTTCACCAAATCCTTTGGCGCCAATGGGGGTTACATTGCCGCTGACAAGGCGATCATCGACAAAGTTCGCTTTACGAACGCCGGTCAGGTTTTTGGCGAAGCACCCGCGCCTTCAGTTTTGGCACAAATCTATTCTTCCCTCCGCCTCATTGCCGATGAGGACCCCCTTCACCCTGGCCAAGGTATTGAGCGAGTGCAGCGACTGGCCTTCAACTCCCGGTATCTGAGACTCGGACTCAAGAGACTTGGATTCATTGTCTACGGACACGACGACTCACCGATTGTTCCCCTCATGCTTTACAACCCCGCCAAGATGCCAGCCTTTTCTCACGAAATGCTACGGCGTAAGATCTCCGTCGTCGTCGTAACCTACCCGGCAACCCCGTTAGAACTTTCTCGCGCACGATTCTGTGTGTCCGCTGCGCACACCAAGGACGATCTCGACCGCATCCTGCGGGTCTGCGATGAGATAGGAGATGCTCTGGAACTGAAGTACTCGACCGGTGTTGCGGGCGGTTTGAGGGACCCTCCGTCCGACAAAGACCTCAAGGGAGGTAAGAAGACGATTGAGCCTCCTCGCTGGAATATCGAAGAAGTCATCGAGAGAGGCACTCGAGACGCCAAATTGCCCCTGTATTGA
- a CDS encoding Metallo-dependent phosphatase-like protein, translated as MRRKTRFVCVSDTHGYTPAEAGFKLPAGDVLIHAGDLTNQGSITELRKTINWVAAADFEVKIVICGNHDITLDPNFYAKHGPKFHNQRLEDPQKCIEVVTASSSIVFLRHQSALVRLTRPNGPNTIFKVFGSPFSQSPGTWAWGYESVDAAALWSRIPLDTDLVVTHTPPHSHCDRRATGGSVGCEALRQALARVRPSLAICGHVHESRGYERVRWPLSPLTGSEQVIRGALPEPGSKKQSLIDLTGKKAQRLENDDCFFDDEKNNQGALFPPAQNTLILSSADDVEESTTSYPRLRPDECPSDPLNDRSRRRETCIVNAAIMATSWPHRGGKRFNHPIVVDLELPVWRE; from the exons ATGCGCCGCAAGACGCGCTTCGTCTGTGTCTCCGATACCCACGGCTACACCCCAGCCGAAGCCGGCTTCAAACTCCCAGCAGGCGACGTCCTCATCCACGCAGGCGACCTAACAAACCAAGGGAGCATAACCGAGCTGCGCAAAACCATCAACTGGGTGGCCGCGGCTGATTTCGAGGTCAAAATAGTAATCTGTG GCAATCACGACATCACACTAGACCCAAACTTCTACGCCAAACACGGCCCCAAATTCCATAATCAGCGTCTAGAAGATCCCCAGAAATGCATCGAAGTGGTAACTGCATCGTCTTCGATTGTGTTCCTCAGGCACCAGTCAGCACTAGTCCGCTTGACCCGGCCCAACGGCCCAAACACCATCTTTAAAGTATTCGGATCGCCCTTCTCCCAATCACCCGGGACCTGGGCATGGGGATACGAATCCGTCGACGCCGCTGCGCTCTGGAGCCGCATCCCATTGGACACCGATTTGGTTGTTACGCACACGCCGCCTCATTCCCATTGCGACCGCCGAGCGACCGGTGGTTCCGTTGGGTGTGAGGCCCTGCGTCAGGCGCTGGCTCGAGTTCGTCCTTCTCTGGCGATCTGTGGCCATGTCCACGAGTCGCGAGGCTATGAGCGAGTACGATGGCCACTGTCGCCGTTGACAGGGTCAGAGCAGGTTATTCGCGGGGCGTTGCCTGAACCGGGAAGTAAGAAGCAAAGTCTGATCGACCTGACGGGCAAGAAAGCGCAGCGATTAGAGAATGACGATTGCTTTTTCGACGACGAGAAGAACAATCAAGGCGCGCTTTTCCCTCCAGCGCAGAATACCCTGATCCTCTCGTCTGCTGATGATGTCGAGGAATCTACAACGTCATATCCTCGATTAAGACCAGACGAATGCCCAAGTGACCCACTGAACGATCGTTCGCGTCGACGAGAAACCTGCATCGTTAACGCGGCGATCATGGCGACAAGCTGGCCTCATCGCGGAGGGAAACGGTTCAATCATCCCATCGTTGTGGACTTGGAGCTCCCTGTATGGCGAGAGTGA
- a CDS encoding DnaJ domain protein — translation MSSTPEFDPYAVLGVQKDATLADLKTARRELAFKHHPDKVGNNSSEMFQNVQKAFEILSDPTERQKYDQKVRINELRREMAARNATAGGSTSYAQRSSTVREYRDGRIYEERTPADVYDDVRFTKESRSTPRKNDEFGMRQRTRASEEKKKTKSVPVSSPHPSKDTARSSSKTTHTDRAKYRTKERRREAYEKMYASYAGSEDDASDSSASSVWVRVKRPSTRSREPSSRKTKQAESSRRSERRYEEDYSDEWDKHEKQYSTAENYIRRSKGTLPVEREPRQRSSRSPNQRRGYESADPESSSSRRAGRSKRSTESVRPDTSRHGSYEDLESYDRPSRSYEAKVPPMPTSATASGMKVPSSVRPSLQPSRSATASYSRSKREGSSRSDPVLLGMVYSDPPSRTAKVRGVDKSDSGYSSPGTPEMAAGENPPKMSARYKVFNDKLVNEPETILVEPGMPSQPHPSPRHSRTYLSPQERLPRAPPKPVRSSTYAYTPEPSKRYEQVRPETSRQSSSRQLFGEVDYSSRLKEKEFKYAREIGPDKYSRHHYDSYNPPPVGRRQSTYT, via the coding sequence ATGTCGTCCACACCAGAGTTCGATCCATATGCTGTTTTAGGCGTCCAGAAAGATGCGACCCTAGCAGATCTCAAAACCGCCCGTCGGGAACTAGCCTTCAAGCATCATCCAGATAAGGTCGGGAATAACTCTTCGGAGATGTTCCAGAATGTCCAGAAGGCCTTCGAGATCCTATCGGATCCCACGGAGAGACAGAAATATGACCAGAAGGTTCGCATCAATGAGCTCCGGAGGGAAATGGCGGCGCGTAACGCAACCGCGGGCGGTTCGACGTCCTACGCTCAACGGAGTAGCACGGTCCGCGAATATCGGGATGGACGTATCTACGAAGAGAGAACACCAGCCGATGTATACGACGACGTTCGGTTTACAAAGGAATCACGATCGACGCCCCGCAAGAACGATGAGTTTGGGATGCGACAACGGACGAGAGCAtcggaggaaaagaagaaaactaAGAGTGTTCCTGTCAGCTCTCCCCACCCATCGAAAGATACGGCGCGCAGCAGCTCCAAAACGACCCACACGGACCGGGCCAAGTACCGTACCAAGGAACGGCGACGGGAAGCTTACGAGAAGATGTATGCTTCCTACGCCGGGTCCGAAGACGATGCCTCCGATTCGAGCGCGTCGTCCGTTTGGGTACGCGTGAAGCGTCCGTCGACCCGGAGTCGGGAACCGTCATCTCGGAAGACCAAACAAGCGGAATCTTCGCGCCGCTCCGAGCGACGGTATGAGGAGGATTACTCTGACGAATGGGATAAACACGAGAAACAATATTCCACGGCCGAAAACTACATTCGCCGCTCCAAAGGGACGCTCCCTGTGGAGCGTGAACCTAGACAACGTTCTTCCCGCTCCCCCAATCAACGTCGGGGCTACGAATCGGCTGACCCAgagtcttcctcctcccggCGCGCCGGTAGGTCAAAACGGTCCACGGAAAGCGTGCGACCTGATACCTCCCGCCACGGCTCATACGAGGATCTAGAGTCTTACGATCGTCCATCCCGCAGTTATGAAGCCAAGGTCCCACCCATGCCAACCTCCGCCACTGCTTCAGGGATGAAAGTCCCTTCATCTGTCCGGCCTTCCCTCCAGCCCTCGCGATCCGCGACTGCTTCTTATTCCCGATCAAAACGGGAAGGCAGTAGTCGTTCGGATCCGGTACTTTTAGGCATGGTGTATTCTGACCCACCATCGCGTACTGCGAAAGTAAGAGGCGTGGATAAGTCGGATTCAGGATACTCAAGTCCGGGTACTCCGGAGATGGCAGCCGGAGAAAACCCTCCTAAGATGTCGGCACGCTATAAGGTTTTTAACGACAAGCTTGTCAACGAGCCCGAGACCATTCTAGTAGAACCAGGCATGCCGTCACAGCCTCACCCATCTCCAAGACACTCCAGAACATACTTGTCGCCTCAAGAACGTCTGCCTCGCGCCCCACCGAAACCGGTTCGGAGTAGTACTTACGCTTATACCCCAGAGCCGTCCAAGCGTTACGAACAGGTACGGCCAGAGACCTCTAGGCAATCGTCCAGCAGACAGTTGTTCGGCGAAGTGGACTACAGCTCTCGtctcaaggagaaggagttTAAATATGCCCGCGAAATCGGGCCGGACAAATATTCTCGTCACCACTACGACAGCTACAACCCCCCACCTGTCGGAAGACGCCAGTCCACCTACACTTAA